The DNA sequence CCGCCGCCGCGATCGACACGCTGCGCGACGGCGTCGCCTTCGCCGTGGTGGCGGGCACCCACAAGGCGGTCGAGGTCTTCCCCGGCGACGGGCGGCTGGCCACCGCCGATCCGCTCACCCGCGCCCGCGCCAAGGAAGCGCTGCGGGGCCTGAGTCCGGGCGGCGGCACCGCGATCGGCACCTGGCTGCTGCTGGCCGACCTGCTGTTCGACTCCGCCGACACCGCGATCCGGCACGGCATCCTGCTCACCGACGGCCGGAACGAACATGAGGAGCCGGAGCGGCTGCGGATGGTGCTCGACGCCTGCGCGGGCCGCTTCACCTGCGATGCCCGCGGGGTCGGCACCGACTGGGAGGTCGCGGAGGTCACCGGGATCGCCTCCGCCCTGCTGGGTACGGCCGATATCGTGGCCGATCCCGCCGGACTCGCCGCGGACTTCACACGGCTGATGGAGGCGGTGATGGGCAAGGAGGTCGCCGACGTCAGCCTCCGGCTGTGGACGCCCAAGGGCGCCGAGGTGGCGTATGTGAAACAGGTCGCACCCGCGGTCGAGGACCTGACCGCCCGGCGCGTCGAGGCCGGTCCGCGCGCGGGCGACTATCCCACGGGGTCATGGGGCGAGGAGTCCCGTGATTACCACGTGTGTGTACGGGTTCCGGCCGCGGAGGTCGGCCAGGAGATGCTCGCGGCCAGGATTTCCCTGGTTCAGCCGCGGCCGGATGGAGTCGGCAGCCCGCCGAGTCCGCTGGCGCAGGGGCTGGTAAGGGCGGTCTGGACGGACGACCTGGCCGCCTCCACCGCGATGAATCCGCAGGTGGCGCACTATACGGGCCAGGCCGAACTGGCACAGGTCATCCAACAGGGAATGAACGCCCGCAAGTCCGGCAATATCGAACAAGCGACCGCGAAGCTCGGGCGTGCCGTACAGCTGGCGACCGCATCGGGAAATGAGGACACGGCGAAACTGCTTGCGAAGGTGGTGGACGTCGTCGATGCGGCGGCAGGTACTGTGCGACTCAAAGCGAAGGTCGCGGAGGCGGACGAGATGACCCTCGAAACGCGCTCCACCAAGACAGT is a window from the Streptomyces luomodiensis genome containing:
- a CDS encoding vWA domain-containing protein, which encodes MALFSTSPAPRFSVEVHQNEYLPVGGHEVNAIITVTSAGGGAEGGSPIPASGSTPDASDRDGSPARAAVVIMVDCSGSMDYPPTKMRHARDATAAAIDTLRDGVAFAVVAGTHKAVEVFPGDGRLATADPLTRARAKEALRGLSPGGGTAIGTWLLLADLLFDSADTAIRHGILLTDGRNEHEEPERLRMVLDACAGRFTCDARGVGTDWEVAEVTGIASALLGTADIVADPAGLAADFTRLMEAVMGKEVADVSLRLWTPKGAEVAYVKQVAPAVEDLTARRVEAGPRAGDYPTGSWGEESRDYHVCVRVPAAEVGQEMLAARISLVQPRPDGVGSPPSPLAQGLVRAVWTDDLAASTAMNPQVAHYTGQAELAQVIQQGMNARKSGNIEQATAKLGRAVQLATASGNEDTAKLLAKVVDVVDAAAGTVRLKAKVAEADEMTLETRSTKTVRVKK